Part of the Cottoperca gobio unplaced genomic scaffold, fCotGob3.1 fCotGob3_387arrow_ctg1, whole genome shotgun sequence genome, TTCTACTCTTAAATCCTGGCCCATGTTTGACCTCTCCGGAGGACAGGTTCAGCTCCAGCACCATCTCTTTGTCTTTGGTCCACCGCAGTACAGAGTCATCGTGTTTATCAGGGTAGTAGCACTTCAGTGTGGCCGGTTCCCCCTCTGAGACTGATGCTTCAACACCTATAAGAACATCCAGCTGGATGCGACGCTCACGGCTGCCACATCTCAACAGAAACAGTCCGGTGTCCGTGTAAACTGTGCGCGTGAAGGCAAATGAAGCGCTCTGGTTGACCCTGTCTGTGTAGTCCTCGGTCGGTTTCCAAACACCGTGCTCACGAGCAGCCACCAGCCGGGTTCTGTACGGCTCTTCCCGGGAAAGTTCTGCACCGGTGGGACAGTTCTCAGTCTCTGGAAACACAGCCGAGTCTCCTAAAATCACGTGCACACATTCTCCAAAATCACAAATGgcaatatatataaagagagtGACTAGAAAGACCTGTTGGAGCCGTGACATCCTGAGTTTACTGAACAACGCCTCTGCACTCAGAGATGTGTTGTGCAGCTGGTTTCACTGCCCGCTGTCATGTTTGTGCAGAGGCCCCGCCCACATTCAGAGCACGTAAGCACGCTGAGTGACGTCATCTGCGCT contains:
- the LOC115005890 gene encoding uncharacterized protein LOC115005890 translates to MSRLQQVFLVTLFIYIAICDFGECVHVILGDSAVFPETENCPTGAELSREEPYRTRLVAAREHGVWKPTEDYTDRVNQSASFAFTRTVYTDTGLFLLRCGSRERRIQLDVLIGVEASVSEGEPATLKCYYPDKHDDSVLRWTKDKEMVLELNLSSGEVKHGPGFKSRMSLSQAGSKHVDRSLVFDQVLQGDRGDYFCSVHRNGLREKWGDPGAVRLKWTERDPDQTTPRPPPASAAEEEQMGTLTIVFITSVVVFLIVAPLFFLLGWCVKSHCSRASPRSGGGQHSEVVKLMDSDSPLPPPCSLCLCKAFITLCFYSSTFIATNLP